CGCCCATACTTTTTTGATGGCTCTATCAATGGTTTTCTTAGAATCGTCCACCTTTGCAGAATAGGAGTCATACAAACCTGCACCCGAAAAAGACTCCAAATCTTCGGCATTGGTAGAAGATCGAAAGCGAAAAGCAGGGAAATCTGCAAAGTTCTTGATTTTATCTTTCACCAAATTTCGCAAGACAGGATTCAAAGGATAATCTTCAATTCGCTCCTGCAAATCTTCGAGTCTTGCTTTTCGAATTGCAGGATACTGAATGAAATCTTCATCTTGCAGCATATCTTCAATAAATACGTCTAATCCCGCATCTTTCAGGTGTTTATTGTAGTAATAAAACGGAATCGCAAAGGAGGATTCAGGTGTTGGAATTGGTTTTTCATTCAAGGAAACATTGAGTATTTCTGCAAAATTAGCTGCTTTTCCTCCAATGATATCCAAGTACGTATAATCAGCTGTTTCTAAGTCAATCAAGCCTTCAACGCTTGTATTTTTTGGCAGCACTATCACCTTTTGCGGTTCGTTTTTTTCCCAGAAAGCAGTTGCTTCTGCCAACGTAGCGGTTCTGATTTCAAAAGAATCAGAGCGAACTTTGAGGTAAACCAGTTCTCCTAAAAAAGAATCCAAAAGCTCATTTTCCCAACCATCCCGCAAAGCCATGTTGGGGGTATTTCGGTTGTGACTCAATACATTGATGTGGCTCAAAGGAGTTTGAAATTCTGTGGTGATGATGCCAGCCACAACAGAAACGTCATTGGGAATACCGTTGAGCAATATGATGTCGTGTCGTCCCAAATAGGTGTCCTCCAAATCCTTCAATTCCACTTTGTTCAAATATCCATAATTCTCCGCCAAATTCAATGCTTGGTAATTTTGTCCTTTGTAGAGTTCTTCGGAAGTTATTTTGGGAACTTCACATTCATTGAATTCCAGCCGATTAGCAAACAAGAAGAGTTTGCCCTCCAAATATGAAGTTGCCAATATCTTATCATACAACAGTTGGATGTTTTCACAACTCATCTCATTTGCAGTCACCAAATACAGCACATATTTATCCAAATGTTTGTAGTAATTGAGATTGGCAGGGTATAAAAATCGGTCTTCGTTTTCTCTGTATTGAGTTTGATTGAAGACATTGTTTCCCTGATTGAAGCCCAATTGAGCCTGAGCAAAGGTGAAATGGTATTCATACAGTTCAGAATTGATATAATACATCAACTGACTCTTTGAATTGTACATAATTTTGACCGACTCCACTTGTCCATCGTTGCTCCTTGAAGGAAGCCCACTAATCAACTCAAACGAAACAGGGTCAATCAACTCATTGAGGAAGTGCAGTTCTTCATTGGTTTTTTTGAGAAGGTTGATAGACAAGGAGGTATCTCTACCTGACAACGGAATCCTTCTCGAATAATATCCTTCTTTGCTAAACAGTAGTGTGTCAGCCTTTGAAGGTACAGAAGAACGATGCCAGACTGCTCTTTTATCTGCAATAGTGGTCATCTGCCCATTTGAAAAAGCCTTAAAACTTTGTCTATCAGCCGCAGTAGTAACCCGCAATACATACACACCAAAAGGCAGGTCGGGAAAAAGGTAGCTACCAGTGTTGACAAGTTTTGTTTGTAAATCTACCAAGCGACCATTGATGGAAAAAATTTCCAAGGCTATGTCAAACTCTCCTTCCCAAATCATCGAGTTGTTGTAGAAACGGTAAGTATTTAGAGGATTTTCGATGCTGTCTGTTTCGGTGTTTTTTATCAAAAAATCACCAAAACGATTGCTCATACCTTCAATTGAAGTATGCAATAAACTTACTTTCACTCCAGCGATTGCCTTTCTATTGACTACATCCTGAACATCGCCCTTGTAAATGGCTTGTGCATTTAAAAAGAGAGGAAAACAAAGAAATAGAATGATTTTTAGTATAGACTTTTTCATAACACAATGTCGAAAACGGTTGAGATTAATCCTTGTTCTACCACTTATAGACGAGTGTTGCTGTGTGAAGGGTTGGGTTGAAAAAACCATTTTTTGAAGGTGCTGTTGGGTTTTGGGAGTTTTATTCATTACAGAGTTATTCCCGCTCATACTCTGCCACCAACTCCTCCTGGATAAACAGATAAATCACCGCATTTCTATCGCTTTCATTTGCGACATCCTTTACGAGTCCTGTGTGTTTTACTCACTAAATGACTTCCTTGCGTTAACT
This window of the Chitinophagales bacterium genome carries:
- a CDS encoding PEP/pyruvate-binding domain-containing protein, giving the protein MKKSILKIILFLCFPLFLNAQAIYKGDVQDVVNRKAIAGVKVSLLHTSIEGMSNRFGDFLIKNTETDSIENPLNTYRFYNNSMIWEGEFDIALEIFSINGRLVDLQTKLVNTGSYLFPDLPFGVYVLRVTTAADRQSFKAFSNGQMTTIADKRAVWHRSSVPSKADTLLFSKEGYYSRRIPLSGRDTSLSINLLKKTNEELHFLNELIDPVSFELISGLPSRSNDGQVESVKIMYNSKSQLMYYINSELYEYHFTFAQAQLGFNQGNNVFNQTQYRENEDRFLYPANLNYYKHLDKYVLYLVTANEMSCENIQLLYDKILATSYLEGKLFLFANRLEFNECEVPKITSEELYKGQNYQALNLAENYGYLNKVELKDLEDTYLGRHDIILLNGIPNDVSVVAGIITTEFQTPLSHINVLSHNRNTPNMALRDGWENELLDSFLGELVYLKVRSDSFEIRTATLAEATAFWEKNEPQKVIVLPKNTSVEGLIDLETADYTYLDIIGGKAANFAEILNVSLNEKPIPTPESSFAIPFYYYNKHLKDAGLDVFIEDMLQDEDFIQYPAIRKARLEDLQERIEDYPLNPVLRNLVKDKIKNFADFPAFRFRSSTNAEDLESFSGAGLYDSYSAKVDDSKKTIDRAIKKVWASLWNWRAFEERSYYKIAHTSCAMGILVHRSFPDEDANGVVVTKNLYNSNPGFIINVQYKEYSIVFPEPGILNDQIMLLTWSIVPGQNFMAEYLTFSNIPELNGETVMTNEELMELGAYCLALKKYFYQHVPHNCNCTEKDFGLDIEFKVDSDVSERKIYIKQARFYK